ACGCAGTTGTCGTACAGACTCACGGAAAGATTTCAGCATCACACAATGTCATTCTAACTAAAAAAGAACAAGGCATCAGAAATACACTTCTATACAAGTATCatacaagaagaaaattaatCACACGATTTGATATCCTCGTTAACAGGCATTAAAAAATAGTACAAAAAATTTGTTTTCATGATATCGAGGCCGGCGGTCGTGCGTACTCACCTTGAGGGAAGCCTGGTGTTGACTGCCTGAGATTCTTCCGCCTAGGCGCGCCGCGGCGGCTGCTTCTGCGGCGTTATTTCGGATGAAGGGGGTTTAGTGTGCAAATATGTCCTTATAATTTGTACACAAAGATGCACaggaatactgtgtgtgtgtttaggtgtatgtatgtacactggacagatagacacacgcatTAGGGGGCCTCCTTTTTCGTCGTTTGTATGGACCACAATGTTACAAAAAAAGTCCTGAAGTATGAATGACAAGAGTGCTGGCGTGTGAGACATCTAAAAAACATTTgcgaaaataacaggaaaaaagacAAGGCTTTGCAATAGTATCCGAACCAACATGAACCTTGGTCGTGAAGAGAAAGACAAGTCCGTCTGATGAGGCCTTGTCGGTGGACGTGGATCGTCCACTTCGCCCGCCATCTCTCTACTGCCTCCAATTTAACTTTAAAACAACGGTTTGTGAAGGAATTACGAGCGCTGGAGATGGATGGGAAggatcctttttattttttttttcgctccgtGCACGACGCCTTTGGGGAAAAACGAGATGTCTGCTACTCGGCAaagtacttcatatatatatatatatatatatatatattcatatatatattcatttatacatatatatatattcatatatatatatatattcatatatatgtatatatattcatatatatatgtatgaatatatatatatatattcatatatatgtatatatattcatatatatgtatatatattcatatatatatatattaatatatttgtattcatatttatatattcatatatttgtattcatatttatatattcatatatatatgaatatatctataatatgaatatatataatatgaatatatatacatatatatgtacatatatatacatatatatacatatatatacatatatatacatatatatacatatatatacatacatatatatgtacatatatatatacatatatatacatatatatacatatatatacatatatacacatatatatatacatatatatacatatatatacatatatatacatatatatacatatatatacatatatacatatatatacatacatatatatatacatacatatatatatatatatatatattcagttgatATGACAGAActcatcttccctgcgtgtatcagtgggcatggcttgtacgtgcatgccatgcccacagtgtgtttacttgtttaattgtttaacaACATAGATGGCTGTAattaagagtactgcctgtctcgcacgtttaccattttccttgatttacgaaaatatattacattatctaattttgctgttactaatgtttataacattttagtaattataatgtttataagaaaaataacaccaatgatattcACAGAACTGGTAAAAAATACCCTTTTTTTCGCCAATTCaacgaaaggtgaaatcaggtaaggtcaaagggtctactaattgactcctttgtggctaagcactagcggactagcagagccatctatgtgctgagacatttcacgaaaatataaaaaaatgagaacaacatttttcccattttttattaattttccccggcggcctTGGGATTTAAGCAAGTTTGACTGATCAGTGCGTATTTGACTCATTGTGGGGATCAGTAAAACACAGAGTTGCTGCGCTTAACTCTATGTATTGAGAAAGATCTACGTGGCACAACTGAGGGTTGTTTATCTTACAGTTAAAAGAGTACACGTATAACTGTACAGGATTCGTTCACGTACGCGTTTCAGGTGCCAGTTTAGCTATATTCCGAGACTGTCTTGATATTTCACATTGTCTTGTCAATTCAAATAACAATCTGGTGACAAGCGAGCAAaaataccttctctccctccgtatTCCATCGTAGTTGTTTAAACGTCACCGATATAAATTAAGTGAAATTCAAGCAGACGCGAAAAACTAAGTTGGTAACTGAGCCATTGATTCGCCCAGTGCCTATTGCGTTGTTCACCAGAGAGGGTTCAGGTCCAAGTTTTCCATTTGCATTATCTTCATCTCTCGTCCGCTTCTCTCCAATATCGTCCAGTTCGTTACGTACGTGttgatttctgtgtgtgtgtgtgcgtgcgtgttcgtgtgcgggtgcgggtgcgggtgcgggtgcgggtgcgggtgcgggtgcgggtgcgggtgcgggtgcgggtgggtgggtgtgtgggggtgtgggggtgtgggggtgggggtgtgtgtgtgtgtgtgtgtgtgtgtgtgtgtgtgtgtgggtgtgtgtgtgtgtgtgtgtgtgtgtgtgtgtgtgtaaatataaatttaccatatttatatatataaatttaccatatttatatatataaatttaccatatttatatatatatatataaatttaccatatttatatatatatataaatttaccatatatatgtgtatacatatataaatttaccatatttatgtatgtatataagtatatatatgtatgtatatatatatatgtatggaagtatgtatgtttatatatatgtatgtatatatacataaatatatttatatggtaaatGTGGAGAAGACGCCCAGTTCCTTCGCAAACAGGTACGATATCGGTCCCGATAGTTGGGGAGGGCTTATCAGGGaatttaggtgggggggggggggatttcgagaAATATCGGTAAAACTAGGGTAAGTACAATGTACTCATTGGCTTCCTGGTCATATAGGGGTTTCGCTCCTTTAAACTCCCTTTTTGGGGCCTGGTCTACAaaattttcagtgtgtgtgtgtgtgtgtgtgtgtgtgtgtgtgtgtgtgtgtgtgtgtgtgtgtacatatatatatacatatacatatatatatacatatatatgtgtgtatatatatatatgatatatatattcatatatatgaatatttatatattatatatattcatatatgaatggtaaaacactctcccgtgttgatactatgtagaaaaacccacaatgtaaaactagattaatgaAAAATGGAGTTTTACAtcgtgagtttttctaccatattcacacacacacacacacacacacacacatatatatatatatatatatatatatatatatatatatatatatatatatatatattcacacacacacacacacacacacacacacacacacacacacacacacacacacacacacacacacacacacacacacacacatatacacacacacacacacatgaaaaggaaaacagtcacagtaagaagtaaaaataaatcgtgaagagttcctcttcagacgaataataaaccgaaattccGGTTTATCATACGcctgaaaaggaactcgtgaagagttcgaaacatcacgatttattttcatttcttactgtggctgttttgcttttcatctttgtgtacacgttactgtgtttgtgtttgtgtcatatatatatatatatatatatatatatatatatatacttatatttatttatatatatatttatattttttcatatatatataaatatatatattatatatatattatgtatatattatatatattatatatatatattcatatattatatagatattaatatatatatatttatatatatatacacacatgtatatatatacatatatatattcacatattcatgtgtgtgtgtgtgtgtgtatatatatatatatatatatatatatatatatatatatacacatgtatttatatacaaacataatatatataatatatatacacatatataatatatatatatatatacatatatatgtatatataatatataatatatataaatatataatatgtataaacattcatatgtgtgtgtatatatatattcatatatatatatatatatatatatatatatatatattcatatatatatatatatattcatatatatatattcatatatatatatatatgaaccatattcatatatataaatataatcatatacattttctacaaatgtagaaaatgtatgaatgagaatgaatatctttacaataaaaGAGATTTATTAGACGGTTTCGATTAtccatatatttctgacgaagatagaatcaaaacaaatacatctcttgcattgtgaaggtattcattctcattcatacattatatatatatatatatatatatatatatatatatatatattcatatattcatatatatatgtaaatatattatataaatttatataatattcatatatttatatacatatatatatatgtatatgtatatatataatatacatatataaatatacaatatatatatgtatatatacataatatttatatatatatattatatatatatatgtatatatatacatatatataatcatatatatggtattcatatatatgtgtgtgtatatatatatatatgaatatatatatttatatatagagatagattgatagatagatatttatataaagatatatttatatatgtaaatatttatatatatatatatatatatgtatatgtatattcatatatattcatatatatgtgaatatacatacgaatataaatatacatatatatgtatatatatgtatatatatttatgtatgtataagatttCCGAACCGGCGCTGCTTCTGACctgagagggaggagtaggaccCAGtgaaattcatgttgaacaaattgcaagtagaacaatgaagggaactacaggaaaacacacggatatgccgaaggcctttccgcATTTACTGCTGATTTCTTCGAGTCCAACTACCGTAGAAATCTCTCGGCAATTGAGAGAGGGTTCCTGCAGGGAGTTGTGACTTGTGCAGTCGCCAGCGCCAGAGGACGTGAGCCTGCCATTCCTGCTAGGGACATTAAGGCCCTACAGGAACTCGGCAGAGACGACTCCATCGTCATTGCTCCGGCCGATAAGGGTGGCGGTGTAGTTATGATTGATAATGCTATGTCATTAAAATGGAAGTACTGCTCTCGGACGCCTATACTTACAGGAAAGCTAGGACAGGAAACGCGGAGGGAGGTCCCTAGAGTTCAACAGAGCACCAAGGAAGATCCTCAGATGTTCGGAGAAGGGGAAAGTTTTGCTGTACCTGCTCGAGGAAACACCACGCACGCCGACGATCCGTGGGAACatcaaaacccacaaagaaggaAACCCCGTGAGACCCATCACCAACGGGACCGGGAGTGCCCCAAACCGGCTAGCCAAAAAGTTCGCAGCACCTCTCTCGAGCGCCTTAAATTCCATCAGCGGTTGTCATCTATAAACACCGCCGATATGATGACAAAACTGCAAAGCGTCGGGAGGAGATGCAAAAAGCTTATTAGCTTCGGCGTCAAGTCTCTCTTTACGAACGTACCGTTTGACGGGACCATCGAAACTGCAAAATGAACGCTGgcaggaatggacgaggatgaactaccgctgccgagggatgatttcgtcgcactcatccgcctctgcgtggagtttgaaccgttcgaattccgaggacgtgagtacgagctaatccaaggacttgcgatgggctcacctctttcagcagtcctcgaccagctgttcatggaaaccctcgaggctgaccactaccggaacatcgCGGGGAAGAATGTAGTTTGGCTTCGATATGTAgacgacatcctcgctgtagtcTCCACAGACTAAACACGGTGCAGCCATCCATacaattcaccacagaagaggagagaaacgaacagctACCTTTCCTCGACACTGTAATCCATgggagacctgacggcccggtattctctgtgtacagaaaaccaacgaataaagatgattttatacattatttctccgcccacagcaatagaactaaagaaggcgtggtcacaggcttcttcctccgagcaattagaatctgcagcccggaatacctggaggaggaaatgaaacgcGTCAAcaacaccttccaacgcctccgttaccctcgcgccttgctcgcccacctccgacgcaaggcagaaaagatcatgtccaggtcaagaggggacgccacacagaacaaaacacacaggatcatcatcccacactcatagctgacgcaacacctggagaccctgttgggccatacgatgaagatagctaccacttctggctggaagatcggggacatcgtaagggaaaagaggtcagacctcttagccaggtgtacagcataccttgcggcggctgtgataaagtttacataggtgagacaggacgaggcctccacgaacaacgaatcagccaacaccgcagcgccctccgacgacatgacacgaggaacgccttcgttgttcacgtcgacaccgacggccatctccctaagtggtcccaggcctccatcataaagcagggcctgcccccacgacaaagagagatggtagaagcggcatacatacactctactaacaacttcaacaccacgATGGTGAGCCATGAACTAggcaaggtcgtcgctcacctgatcaccgacgtgacctgaccgcctagtacatatatatatacctctatgtatcttttgttctctatgccctgatgaagcagtaaatgcgaaacggccttcggcatattcgtgttttcctgtacttcccttcattgttctacttgcaggaCCCAGTGAAGAAGGCTGGTGATGCCAGACACTGCTCACTCCTCCCACGACTTCCCCATTTAGTTgtgatcacatttttttttttttttttttttttttcagaacaaacatatgtttataaacatattggTGGGGTTAGCAATTCTGCCTTGTTATCTTTGGTCAAACCATTTACATTTACAACCAACACAGCTTAAAtagagtatataaatatgtgtgtgtatgttttacaaacataatatatttatacactaaaTCGACCCTGACGTGCACCTCTTCCGCCAGTGCCACTCGCGAATGGAGGCAGCGTCGAAAGCTTGGCCGGAGGTAGGCCTGAGCACTACGTCGGGCGAGCAGCTTCCCCTTGTGCAATCCGCAGGTGAAGTGAAACCCTTGCTTCATGCAGGCTTTTGTTCAGCTCACGGTGGCTTCCGGTTCTTCTGGTGTGCTACGTGCAGAACCTGGCTCTGCCGGGAGTGTACTGTAGTGGATCACCCCAACGACCTGTGCGAGGTCCTTTCCTTGAAGGAGGCCGTCAGCACCttccagagagaggaggaggacgccgTAGTTCAGCTGAAACTCCGTCGCTTGCACACGTTCTCCCTGATCAGGAAGGGCGACGAATTAAAAGCCGCCGTCCAGCGAATTCTGAAGGTTCACGGAGACCTGATGGAAGACCTTCAGAAGGAACAAGAAACACTGGAAGCTTTccttgaaagaaaggaagaaaagactcCTGATCTAGAAAGCGTCTTGCTAGGCTTGGCTGAAGaatctgaggagagagaggattccGAAGAATCTGAGGAGAGCGAGGATTCCGAAGACTCTGCAGCAGAGAACAGGAAGGACAGAGCTGCCAGGTCTCGGCAGACTTTAGAAGTTTGGTACCAGAACCATAAGGAACGGATGATTCGACTGACCAAATGCCTAGAGGCCAAACACACCAGGAAGATGGAAAAGGTGGGCATGATTTTATTGTAGAAGATATTGCTGAagattcctttttttctgctcttgATGAAACTATGTAAAACTTTACACTGTGATACAAATCCCATTGGGAAAAAAATCGTTTTTCAAAGCTGAATCTTAAAGCCTGTGAGGAATGAGGGGTAATTCCTTTTCCAGATCCATTTCTCCATCTCGGCGCTCCAGCGGTTGAACATCATGGCGGCttcaaaaccagaaaaaaattcCTTGAATTGGAAAAGGCTGACTCAGAGGGTAGGTGGAATGAATTTGACTTCATATGAAGAGTACTTATCTGCCGTTTTCATATCTTTAGCAATGCGATATAAAACCAAAACCAAATATCGGTTTGGTTGGGAAGGAGATATATTgaactttttgtgtgtgtatatgtggcttAAAATCGATTTGTTTTACCCTCTACAGAATCTGACACTGAAATCATTGAGAGAGGTTTTGGCTGAAGATCCAGACATGTTTGAAAGAGGCTTAATACTTCAGCTGTCCTCGGGTACATTCTTTCTTAGAGATGTTTGCCGAGCTTTTGGAGAGGACAACATTAAGTGTATAGAgcaaacatataataatatctttatcatgACAGTAAAGAACACGACGGTTAGAGATCACATAGCTACGACATTCAAATCAATCGAGTTCAGTGGTCGGAGCAATGCAAAAACTTTGATTCCGACAAACAGCGCAATCTATAACCTACACAACGTGGCTCCTACTTCAGCCTGTGTGAAGGGCATCCTGACGGGGATCCCAACCTTCCTGTCTTCAAGAAATCTCGACGGGCTGCATAGGGCATTGTCAGACGCTTTTCCTCTCTTAGAGAAGGTCGAGTTGCTTCCCTTGGCGTGGGAGAAGGCGGACATACAGAGCGGAAAGTTGGCCCTGACGTCTGAGACAGAGGATCTTGAAGCCCTTGACAGCTTCTTCCAAAGTTGCGACAGGGAAGTTGACTTCAGCAATTTTACGGGGAAATTGACAAATATAAAGGCCGAGTCCCAGATCAAGGAAGTTTTGTTGCCGGAAAAACCTTTTGAACAAGGTTTTTCATTTAAGAGTTGGTGTtggtaacaaaaaatatatattgtgaacacatttatatacatgcctaattattgattttataaaaTGTGTTGATTCAATGGGTACTTAGCACGCAtatcagaagagaagaaaagttggTGATTTTagtgtaattatctttattactgattatttttaaatatattgtcTTAACCTTTCTATAGTaatcctaaatattttttttttttttctcagcacaATTTACTGCATTGTTTAATATTTCTAATTTCATGTATTTTGCATATAGTTGTTCTTTGTGAATTTCTTACAGATCCGTGGGGGAGCAAAGGGCGATCTGTGGGCATTCATCAAGTTTGGGGGAAATTCTATGTAAGCTACCAAGTTTGTCAAAAATAGTTGTTAGTtccataaaaaagtaataatcatggaAATGATGAGTCGGTTGGTGCTTGAGTTCACTTCATGTTTGTCATGAAGTGAAGGTACTCGTGAATGGTGGTTTAGTCTCGTGGGATCTCAGGATCTCGTTGCAATGTATGGCAGTCCAATGCTTATTGTTGGCGATTCATTTGTCCAAATTTTCGGATGAAATCCTGCCTAAGCATGAAACTTGTGGACCATGGTTATTCCTTGTGAAGAAATGAACTTTGGTGATGAGCTCGCCACCTATGCAGTTacgtatttgtttgattgttttttggtAAATGAAGCTCAGAGCAAGTATGTTAAGAAGAGGTACAGAACTTTTGTACCTGAACTCGTACGTCGAGGTCCGATATGATTACCGAAAAGTGTAGACATTCTTCTAATGCCTAAAAAAATGTCCATCCAATGCCACGTCCCAGACAAAAGACTCTGTTGGTTGTAAGGTATAGGTCGGCTTTTAAAGAGCTAGAGCCGTGCTTTTTAGCCTTTTTAGAGTCACGGACCCTTTTAGGAATGTGGTGAAAGCTATGACCCCCCTCCCTCAGAAATATTCTCTGTAATACAACTTGGCAATATGTAATATCTATTGGAATTGAtatgagatacacaaagtatTATTATACTTTAAGGTAAAcagtaaaacgaaaaaaacactaatataaatTTTAGATTTTATCTGAACCTCACGAACCCATTAAACCCA
The nucleotide sequence above comes from Penaeus chinensis breed Huanghai No. 1 chromosome 3, ASM1920278v2, whole genome shotgun sequence. Encoded proteins:
- the LOC125041904 gene encoding uncharacterized protein LOC125041904, coding for MEAASKAWPEVGLSTTSGEQLPLVQSAGEVKPLLHAGFCSAHGGFRFFWCATCRTWLCRECTVVDHPNDLCEVLSLKEAVSTFQREEEDAVVQLKLRRLHTFSLIRKGDELKAAVQRILKVHGDLMEDLQKEQETLEAFLERKEEKTPDLESVLLGLAEESEEREDSEESEESEDSEDSAAENRKDRAARSRQTLEVWYQNHKERMIRLTKCLEAKHTRKMEKIHFSISALQRLNIMAASKPEKNSLNWKRLTQRNLTLKSLREVLAEDPDMFERGLILQLSSGTFFLRDVCRAFGEDNIKCIEQTYNNIFIMTVKNTTVRDHIATTFKSIEFSGRSNAKTLIPTNSAIYNLHNVAPTSACVKGILTGIPTFLSSRNLDGLHRALSDAFPLLEKVELLPLAWEKADIQSGKLALTSETEDLEALDSFFQSCDREVDFSNFTGKLTNIKAESQIKEVLLPEKPFEQGFSFKSWCW